In Rhodococcus pseudokoreensis, the DNA window GCGACGGGTGACGCGGTTGCGACAGGCGCCGCCGAAGAAGGCGCGTGAACTGCGCTTTCCTTCGTTGCACGTGGTGTCGTATCCGTTTTCACAACACCAGTGTGACGGAATTCCGATCGCAGGTCTACTAAGGGTGCCCTGCCTTACACCTGTGATTATGTGCCGCCCGGGCGCGGGAATACTGGCCGAACCGGCCGTGTTCGGCGCACCGCTACGCTGCCTGTGTGCCGCAGACCCCCGAGAACCCGGAGCCGACCCGCGCGGAGCCGACCTTGACGGCTCGCGCCGCTCTTCGACATCCGGCCGAGCTGTTCCGGCGGGCGCTGGGCATCGACGGCCCCTCCCCGCGCTCGTCGGTGGCGGCCGCGTTGCACGGCGACGAACCGGAGACCGCAGGCCTGAACGGGCAGGAGACCGCCCAGCTCCGCGGCATCCGCCGGTTCGGCGCGACCGGCGCCGTTCTGATGGCGGTGGGCGCACTGGGCGCCGGCGCCCAGCCGGTACTGCAGAACCCCGTCCAGGGGCTGCGCATCATCGGACTTCCCGCCCGAATTCCCAGTGTCGCGCTGACGCTCACCATGACGGGCACGGTGATGATCGTGCTCGCGTGGCTGCTGCTCGGCCGGTTCGCGATCGGCAGCCTGCAGTCCGGGGCCGTGCGCCGCCTCAACCGGTCCCAGCTCGACCGCACCCTGCTGCTGTGGATCATCCCGCTGTCCGTCGCACCGCCGATGTTCAGCAAGGACGTGTACTCGTACCTCGCGCAGAGCGAGATCGCGGCCCGCGGGCTCGACCCGTACGCCATCGGTCCCGCGGGTGCTCTCGGCGTCGATCACGTCCTGACCCGCACCGTGCCGACGATCTGGCGGGACACACCCGCGCCGTACGGCCCGCTGTTCCTCTGGATGGGGCGCGGGATCAGCTGGCTGACCGGCGAGAACATCGTCGCGGGGATCTTCCTGCACCGGCTGCTCGCCCTCGCCGGCGTGGCCATGATCGTGTGGGCGCTCCCCCGCCTGGCGCGCCGCTGCGGCGTCGCCGAGGTCAGCGCCCTCTGGCTGGGCGCCGCCAACCCCCTGCTGCTGTTCCACCTGGTCGCCGGGATCCACAACGAGGCCCTGATGCTCGGCCTCATGCTGGCCGGGATCGAACTGGCGCTGCGGGCCGTCGAACGGTCGGAACCGATCCGCGGGCAGTCCCTTCTCCTGCTGCTGTCCGGGGCGGCGCTCATCGCCCTGTCGTCGACGATCAAGATCCCGTCCCTGCTCGCGCTGGGGTTCGTCGGGATGGCGCTGGCCAGGCGATGGGGCGGAACCCCGAAAGCCGTGCTCTACGCGGCCGCCCTGCTCGGCGGCGTGGCCCTGGTGGTCACCCTCGTCATCAGCACGTCCAGCGGACTCGGCATCGGCTGGGTGCACACCCTCGGCACGGCGAACGCGGTCCGCAGCTGGATGTCGATACCCACACTGCTCGGCCTGGGCACCGGCCTGGCCGGGGTGCTGCTGGGCCTCGGCGATCACACGACGGCAGTGCTGAGCCTGACCCGGCCGATCGCCGCCGTCGCTGCGGCGTTCATCACACTCCGGATGCTCGTCGCCACCCTCGTCGGCCGCATCCACGCGGTCGGCGCGCTCGGGCTGTCCCTCGGCGCGGTCGTCCTGCTGTTCCCCGTGGTGCAGCCGTGGTATCTGCTGTGGGCGGTCCTGCCGCTCGCCGCCTGGGCCACCGCGCCCGCGTTCCGCGTCCCCGCGATCGTCTTCTCGTCCATCGTCAGCGTCATCCTCATGCCGAACGGCGGCGAGTACCAGCCCTTCGTCATCGTCCAGGCCGCCATCGCCACCATCTTCACGGCCGGAACGCTGATCGTGATCACCCGCAACCGCCTGCCGTGGCGGGTCGGTCCGGGGCAGCAGCCGGCCGTGCCGGAACCGCAGGATCCGCCCCGGGACGACGCCGGCGCGGAAAGCCGGGGCACCGGCCGGGTCACACCCGGCCAGGGCTTACGCTGATTCCCCGTGACCTCGCGAACGCCCGGATCGGCGCAACCTGCTGTACGCCTGGAAGGCGTGGTGAAGACCTTCGACGGTGTGAGGGCCGTCGACGGGCTCGATCTCACCGTCGAACGCGCACAGGTCGTCGCGTTGCTCGGTCCCAATGGCGCGGGTAAGACCACCACCGTCGAAATGTGTGAGGGCTTCATCCGCCCGGACAGCGGCACCGTCCGCGTCCTCGGACTCGATCCCGTCGCCGATGCCGGCGCCGTCCGGGCCCGGATCGGTGTGATGCTGCAGGGCGGCGGCGCGTACCCCGGTTCCCGCGCCGGCGAGATGCTCGACCTGGTCGCCGCCTACTCCGCCGACCCCCTCGACCCCGACTGGTTGCTGCGCAGCCTCGGCCTAGAGGATTCGCGGCGCACCCCGTACCGCCGGCTGTCCGGCGGGCAGCAGCAACGCCTGTCCCTGGCCTGTGCGCTGGTCGGCCGCCCCGAACTGGTCTTTCTCGACGAACCCACCGCCGGCCTCGACGCCCAGGCTCGCCTGCTGGTGTGGGAACTGATCGACGCGCTGCGCCGCGACGGTGTCAGCGTGCTGCTGACGACGCACCTGATGGACGAGGCCGAGGAGCTCGCGGACCGGCTCGTCATCATCGACCACGGGTCGATCGTCGCCGCCGGAACGCCCGCCGAGGTCACCAGCCGCGGCGCCGAAGGTCAGTTGCGGCTCACCGCGCCCGCCGGTCTGGACACCGGGCCGCTCGCCCGGACCCTCCCCGACGGCTTCCGGGTCGCCGAGTCCGGACCGGGCACCTACCTCGTCGAAGGGCCGATCGACCCGAAGGTGGTGGCCTCCGTCGCATCGTGGTGCGCCGATCTGGACGCCCTGATCAGCGACATCCGCGTCGACCAGCGCAGCCTCGAGGACGTCTTCCTCGAACTCACCGGCCGGGAACTGAGGGGATGACGATGAGCACCAGTGACCGTCTGACGGCGAATCGTTTCGCCCCGGGCACGTTCACCCCCGACCCCCGCCCGAGCGGCGCGGCGGTCATGCTGCGGGCGCAGACCGCGCTGGAGCTGAAACTGCTCCTGCGCAACGGCGAGCAACTGCTGCTGACGATGTTCATCCCGATCACGCTGCTGATCGGGCTGTGCCTGCTGCCCATCGGCGACCTCGGAACGTCGCGGGTCGACAAGGTGGTGCCCGCCGTGATGATGGTGGCGGTGATGTCCACCGCGTTCACCGGGCAGGCGATCGCGGTCGGTTTCGACCGCCGCTACGGCGCCCTCAAACGGCTCGGCGCGACGCCCCTGCCGACGTGGGGAATCATCGCCGGGAAGAGCGCCGCGGTGGTCATCGTCGTCGCCCTGCAGTCCGTCCTGCTCGGTGCGATCGGGCTGGCTCTCGGCTGGCGTCCGAGTGCGTGGGGACTCGTCCTCGGCGCCGTGATCATCGCCCTGGGCACCGTGACGTTCGCGGCGATGGGCCTGCTGCTCGGCGGCACCCTCCGCGCCGACATCGTCCTCGCCCTCGCCAACATCCTGTGGTTCGTGATGGTCGGTGTCGGCAGTGTGGTGTTCGCCACCGGCGACCTCCCCTGGCTCCTGCACACCGGGGCCCGGCTGATTCCGTCCGGAGCGCTCGCGCACGCCCTGGACGCCGCACTGTCGGGATCGGTGGACCTGCTCAGCGTCGTCGTCCTCGCCGTATGGGGCGCGGCAGCGGGGGCCCTGGCGGCGAGGACGTTCCGATTCACGTGATCCGTCGACCCACGGTCCGCCGCGCGGGCACCGTTCTCGCCGTCCTGCTCGCCGTCCTCTGCGGTGGCGCGCTGCCCGCGGGCGCCGCACCGAAGTGGGGTCCGCCCGCGTCGCCGAATCCGTTCCTCGGACCCGCGGGCACGTCCACGATGCACGGCGACGCCGGGTCCACCGACGTGACGCCGCTGCCCGGTCCCGGCACCGGCCCCGTCACGCTGTCCGCGTACCCGCTCGTGTCCGCGTGCCCGACCCTCCTGCAGGGTTCCGACCGGCTCGTCGTCGCCCTGTGCACGTCCGTGGCCGGCCAGATTCCCACCGTGCACCTGATCGACCCCGCGGCCCCCGCGGCGCCGTTCGGCGGCTCGCTCGCCACGTTCGCGCTGGCGAAGGGCAGCCTCCTCGGCGGCGTCTACGCGTTCCTCGACAACGACAACCGCCTCGTCGTCGTCGACGGCAACCGTCAGCTACTGCGGCTCGGACATTCGAAGGACCCCGCAGGCCAGTGGCGGATCACCGTCGACTCGCACGTCGACCTGTCCGGCAGTGTTCCTCAGGGCGACAACGTGACCGGGCTGACGCCGGACTGGCAGGGCAACGTCTGGTTCGCGACGGGCGGCGGCGTCGTCGGAGCCGTGGATCGCGGCGGTGTCGCGCAGTCCCTGCCGCCGGCCGCGGGCGAGCAGGTGCAGAACAGCATCTCCACCTCACCCGCAGGCGCCGCGGTCGCCACCACGCACGCCCTGTACCAGTTCGTGCTCCGCGACGGCGAGGTCCGGGTGGACTGGCGCCGCGAATACGACCGCGGACCGGACCGCAAGCCGGGGCAGCTGAGCCACGGCACCGGCTCCACCCCCACCTACTTCGGACCGTCGACCGGCAGCGATTTCGTCGCGATCGTCGACAACGCCGACCCGCAGGTGACTCTCCGGGTCTTCCGCGCCGATTCCGGCGACGAGATCTGCACCCTCCCGGTGCTCGGCAATCCGGGCGGCAGCGAGAACTCGCCGATCGGCATCGGCAACTCGGTGTACGTCGCCGGGACGTACGGCTACCCGTATCCCACCGTTCCGGACGGGGCGGGACCGGCCGTTCCGACGAACGCGCCGTTCACCGGCGGCATGACCCGGGTCGACATCGACCCGATCGGCTGCCACCAGGTGTGGAGCAACGGCGTCCGCAGCGCCGCGGTCCCGCACCTGTCGACCGGCGACGGCCTCCTGTACACCGTGATCCGTCAGGGATTCGACGTCACGACCCCGCTGGACGGTTTCGCGTTCGCGGTGATCGACCCGTCCGACGGCTCGGTCGAGCACACCAGTCCACTCCCCGGGACC includes these proteins:
- a CDS encoding ABC transporter ATP-binding protein, translating into MTSRTPGSAQPAVRLEGVVKTFDGVRAVDGLDLTVERAQVVALLGPNGAGKTTTVEMCEGFIRPDSGTVRVLGLDPVADAGAVRARIGVMLQGGGAYPGSRAGEMLDLVAAYSADPLDPDWLLRSLGLEDSRRTPYRRLSGGQQQRLSLACALVGRPELVFLDEPTAGLDAQARLLVWELIDALRRDGVSVLLTTHLMDEAEELADRLVIIDHGSIVAAGTPAEVTSRGAEGQLRLTAPAGLDTGPLARTLPDGFRVAESGPGTYLVEGPIDPKVVASVASWCADLDALISDIRVDQRSLEDVFLELTGRELRG
- a CDS encoding ABC transporter permease, encoding MTMSTSDRLTANRFAPGTFTPDPRPSGAAVMLRAQTALELKLLLRNGEQLLLTMFIPITLLIGLCLLPIGDLGTSRVDKVVPAVMMVAVMSTAFTGQAIAVGFDRRYGALKRLGATPLPTWGIIAGKSAAVVIVVALQSVLLGAIGLALGWRPSAWGLVLGAVIIALGTVTFAAMGLLLGGTLRADIVLALANILWFVMVGVGSVVFATGDLPWLLHTGARLIPSGALAHALDAALSGSVDLLSVVVLAVWGAAAGALAARTFRFT
- the mptB gene encoding polyprenol phosphomannose-dependent alpha 1,6 mannosyltransferase MptB — its product is MPQTPENPEPTRAEPTLTARAALRHPAELFRRALGIDGPSPRSSVAAALHGDEPETAGLNGQETAQLRGIRRFGATGAVLMAVGALGAGAQPVLQNPVQGLRIIGLPARIPSVALTLTMTGTVMIVLAWLLLGRFAIGSLQSGAVRRLNRSQLDRTLLLWIIPLSVAPPMFSKDVYSYLAQSEIAARGLDPYAIGPAGALGVDHVLTRTVPTIWRDTPAPYGPLFLWMGRGISWLTGENIVAGIFLHRLLALAGVAMIVWALPRLARRCGVAEVSALWLGAANPLLLFHLVAGIHNEALMLGLMLAGIELALRAVERSEPIRGQSLLLLLSGAALIALSSTIKIPSLLALGFVGMALARRWGGTPKAVLYAAALLGGVALVVTLVISTSSGLGIGWVHTLGTANAVRSWMSIPTLLGLGTGLAGVLLGLGDHTTAVLSLTRPIAAVAAAFITLRMLVATLVGRIHAVGALGLSLGAVVLLFPVVQPWYLLWAVLPLAAWATAPAFRVPAIVFSSIVSVILMPNGGEYQPFVIVQAAIATIFTAGTLIVITRNRLPWRVGPGQQPAVPEPQDPPRDDAGAESRGTGRVTPGQGLR